The following proteins are encoded in a genomic region of Kosakonia oryzae:
- the xylH gene encoding xylose ABC transporter permease XylH has translation MSKSNPSEMKLSTVSPGVFSGLKSLNLQVFVMIAAIVVIMLFFTGMTDGAYLSARNISNLLRQTAITGILAVGMVFVIISAEIDLSVGSMMGLLGGAAAIFDVWLGWPLPLTVAVTLVLGLLLGAWNGWWVAYRKVPSFIVTLAGMLAFRGVLIGITNGTTVSPTSAAMSQIGQSYLPDGVGFGVGVLGMVVFVLWQWRGRLRRQSLGLATPASTSAIGRQALIAVIVLGAIWLLNDYRGVPTPVLLLAFLLLAGMFMATRTAFGRRIYAIGGNLEAARLSGINVERTKLAVFAINGLMVAIAGLILSSRLGAGSPSAGNIAELDAIAACVIGGTSLAGGIGSVAGAVMGAFIMASLDNGMSMMDVPTFWQYIVKGAILLLAVWMDSATKRRA, from the coding sequence ATGTCGAAAAGCAACCCGTCTGAAATGAAGCTATCCACGGTCTCACCGGGCGTATTTTCCGGTCTGAAATCCCTCAACTTACAGGTCTTTGTCATGATCGCTGCCATTGTGGTGATCATGCTGTTTTTCACCGGTATGACCGATGGCGCTTACCTGAGCGCGCGCAATATCTCTAACCTGCTACGCCAAACCGCCATCACCGGCATTCTGGCGGTCGGCATGGTGTTCGTCATTATTTCCGCTGAAATTGACCTCTCCGTGGGTTCAATGATGGGCCTGCTCGGCGGCGCAGCGGCGATTTTTGATGTCTGGCTTGGCTGGCCGCTGCCGCTCACAGTGGCAGTAACGCTGGTGCTCGGTCTGTTGCTGGGCGCATGGAACGGCTGGTGGGTGGCCTACCGCAAGGTGCCGTCATTCATCGTCACCCTGGCCGGTATGCTGGCATTTCGCGGCGTGTTAATCGGCATCACCAACGGCACCACGGTTTCTCCCACCAGCGCGGCGATGTCGCAAATCGGCCAGAGCTACCTGCCAGACGGCGTCGGTTTCGGCGTCGGCGTTCTGGGCATGGTGGTGTTTGTGCTCTGGCAATGGCGCGGGCGGTTGCGCCGCCAGTCGCTCGGCCTCGCAACACCCGCCTCCACCAGCGCGATTGGCCGTCAGGCGCTTATCGCAGTGATTGTGCTGGGTGCTATCTGGCTGCTCAATGATTATCGCGGCGTTCCTACACCGGTGCTGCTGCTGGCGTTTCTGCTGCTGGCCGGGATGTTTATGGCTACGCGAACCGCGTTTGGCCGCCGGATTTACGCCATCGGCGGCAACCTGGAAGCGGCCCGGCTTTCCGGTATCAACGTTGAACGTACCAAGCTGGCGGTATTCGCCATCAACGGATTAATGGTGGCAATCGCCGGGTTAATCCTCAGCTCACGCCTCGGCGCGGGTTCGCCTTCGGCCGGGAATATCGCCGAGCTGGACGCCATTGCCGCCTGTGTCATTGGCGGCACCAGCCTCGCAGGCGGGATCGGTAGCGTTGCGGGTGCCGTAATGGGGGCGTTTATTATGGCTTCGCTGGATAACGGCATGAGCATGATGGATGTGCCCACCTTCTGGCAATACATCGTCAAAGGTGCGATTTTACTGCTGGCGGTGTGGATGGATTCCGCGACCAAACGCCGGGCCTGA
- the xylR gene encoding D-xylose utilization transcriptional activator XylR (D-xylose enhances binding of XylR to the xyl promoter and activates transcription.), translated as MFEKRHRITLLFNANKAYDRQVVEGVGEYLQASQSEWDIFIEEDFRARIENIKEWVGDGVIADYDDPEIEQVLADVDVPIVGVGGSYHTPESYPAVHYIATDNHALVESAFLHLKEKGVHRFAFYGLPASSGKRWAAEREYAFCRLVAQEKYRGVVYQGLTTAPENWQHAQNRLADWLQTLPPQTGIIAVTDARARHVLQVCDHLHIPVPEKLCVIGIDNEELTRYLSRVALSSVAQGTRQMGYQAAKLLHRLLDSENLPLQRLLVPPVRVVERRSTDYRSLNDPAVIQAMHYIRNHACKGIKVDQVLDAVGISRSNLEKRFKEEVGETIHAVIHAEKLEKARSLLISTSLSINEISQMCGYPSLQYFYSVFRKEYDSTPKDYRDRYSEVLI; from the coding sequence ATGTTTGAAAAACGCCATCGCATCACGCTGTTATTTAATGCGAATAAAGCCTATGACCGCCAGGTTGTCGAGGGTGTCGGCGAGTATTTGCAGGCGTCGCAATCCGAGTGGGATATCTTTATCGAGGAAGATTTCCGCGCACGCATTGAAAATATTAAAGAGTGGGTTGGCGACGGTGTAATTGCCGATTACGACGACCCGGAAATAGAACAGGTACTGGCCGATGTTGACGTCCCGATCGTCGGTGTTGGCGGCTCCTATCACACGCCGGAAAGCTACCCTGCGGTCCATTACATCGCCACCGACAATCACGCGCTGGTTGAGAGCGCATTCCTGCATTTGAAAGAGAAAGGCGTACACCGTTTTGCTTTTTACGGCCTGCCCGCTTCCAGCGGTAAGCGCTGGGCTGCGGAACGTGAATATGCTTTTTGCCGGCTTGTTGCGCAGGAGAAATACCGCGGCGTGGTCTATCAGGGGCTGACCACCGCGCCAGAAAACTGGCAGCACGCGCAGAACCGGCTCGCCGACTGGCTACAAACGCTGCCGCCGCAAACCGGCATCATTGCCGTTACCGACGCCCGCGCCCGCCACGTTCTGCAAGTGTGCGACCATCTGCATATTCCGGTGCCGGAAAAGCTGTGCGTCATTGGCATCGATAATGAAGAACTGACCCGCTACCTCTCCCGCGTCGCGCTCTCTTCCGTGGCGCAGGGTACGCGGCAGATGGGCTATCAGGCGGCGAAATTACTGCATCGTCTGCTGGATAGCGAAAACCTGCCGCTTCAGCGGCTGCTGGTGCCGCCGGTGAGGGTAGTGGAACGACGTTCGACTGATTACCGGTCGCTGAACGATCCAGCGGTTATCCAGGCGATGCACTACATCCGCAATCATGCCTGCAAGGGGATCAAGGTTGATCAGGTGCTGGATGCTGTCGGTATTTCGCGTTCCAATCTGGAGAAGCGCTTTAAAGAGGAAGTGGGGGAAACCATCCACGCGGTGATCCACGCGGAGAAACTGGAAAAAGCGCGCAGCCTGCTGATTTCAACGTCGCTCTCGATCAACGAGATTTCACAAATGTGCGGCTATCCGTCGCTGCAATATTTCTATTCTGTCTTCCGAAAAGAGTACGACAGCACGCCGAAAGACTACCGCGACCGCTACAGCGAAGTACTGATATAG
- a CDS encoding xylose ABC transporter ATP-binding protein, translated as MPYLLEMKNITKAFGAVKAIDNVSLRLNAGEVLSLCGENGSGKSTLMKVLCGIYPAGSYDGEIVFAGETLQASHIRDTERKGIAIIHQELALVKHLTVLENIFLGTEITRNGVMDYDLMTLRCEKLLKQVSLAISPDTRVGDLGLGQQQLVEIAKALNKQVRLLILDEPTASLTEQETAVLLDIIRDLRNHDIACIYISHKLNEVKAISDVICVIRDGKHIGTRDATGMSEDDIITMMVGRELTALYPSEPHTTGAEILRVEHLTAWHPVNRHIKRVNDVSFSLKRGEILGIAGLVGAGRTEAVQCLFGVWPGRWEGTIYLNGKQVEIHNCQQAIAHGIAMVPEDRKKDGIVPVMPVGKNITLAALDQFTGVLSSLDDAAEQACILQSLQRLKVKTSSPALAIGRLSGGNQQKAILARCLLLNPRILILDEPTRGIDIGAKYEIYKLINQLVQQGIAVIVISSELPEVLGLSDRVLVMHEGKLKADLINRNLTQEQVMEAALRSEHHVEKQPV; from the coding sequence ATGCCTTATTTACTCGAAATGAAAAACATCACCAAAGCCTTTGGTGCTGTGAAAGCCATTGATAATGTCAGCCTGCGATTGAATGCCGGCGAAGTGTTATCACTGTGCGGCGAGAATGGTTCCGGTAAATCAACACTGATGAAAGTCCTGTGCGGGATCTACCCGGCGGGCAGCTACGACGGGGAGATCGTGTTTGCCGGCGAAACCTTGCAGGCCAGCCATATCCGCGACACCGAACGTAAAGGTATCGCTATCATTCACCAGGAACTGGCGCTGGTGAAGCACCTGACGGTGCTGGAAAATATCTTCCTCGGTACAGAAATCACCCGTAACGGCGTGATGGATTACGACCTGATGACATTGCGCTGCGAAAAACTCCTTAAGCAGGTGAGCCTGGCCATTTCTCCGGACACCCGGGTGGGCGATTTAGGGCTGGGGCAGCAGCAACTGGTGGAGATTGCCAAAGCGCTGAATAAGCAGGTGCGGCTGCTTATTCTGGATGAGCCGACGGCCTCGCTTACCGAACAGGAAACCGCGGTGTTGCTGGATATCATTCGCGACCTGCGCAACCACGATATCGCCTGTATCTACATTTCCCACAAACTCAATGAAGTCAAAGCGATATCCGACGTGATTTGCGTCATTCGCGATGGCAAACATATCGGCACCCGCGATGCGACGGGCATGAGCGAAGATGACATCATCACCATGATGGTTGGTCGCGAGCTGACGGCGCTTTATCCCAGCGAGCCGCATACTACCGGCGCGGAGATTCTGCGCGTTGAACATCTGACCGCCTGGCACCCGGTTAATCGCCATATTAAACGCGTTAACGATGTCTCCTTCAGCCTGAAACGCGGCGAAATCCTCGGTATCGCCGGGTTAGTCGGCGCAGGCAGAACCGAAGCCGTACAGTGCCTGTTCGGCGTGTGGCCTGGCCGCTGGGAGGGTACGATTTACCTTAATGGCAAACAGGTGGAGATCCACAACTGCCAGCAGGCCATTGCGCATGGCATTGCGATGGTGCCGGAAGATCGCAAAAAAGATGGCATCGTGCCGGTTATGCCGGTGGGGAAAAATATTACCCTTGCGGCGCTGGATCAGTTTACCGGCGTGCTCAGCAGCCTGGACGATGCCGCAGAGCAGGCCTGCATTTTACAGTCTCTACAGCGGCTGAAAGTGAAAACCTCATCGCCAGCGCTCGCCATCGGTCGCCTCAGCGGCGGCAATCAGCAAAAAGCGATTCTGGCCCGCTGCCTGCTGCTCAACCCGCGCATTTTAATCCTCGACGAGCCAACGCGCGGTATTGATATCGGCGCGAAGTATGAAATCTACAAACTCATTAACCAACTGGTGCAGCAAGGGATTGCCGTCATCGTTATCTCATCCGAACTGCCTGAAGTACTGGGCTTAAGCGACCGGGTGTTGGTGATGCATGAAGGCAAGCTGAAAGCCGATCTTATCAATCGTAATCTGACCCAGGAGCAGGTCATGGAAGCGGCACTGAGGAGCGAACATCATGTCGAAAAGCAACCCGTCTGA
- the xylF gene encoding D-xylose ABC transporter substrate-binding protein — MKIKNLCLTLCASLLLASTVGHAKEVKIGMAIDDLRLERWQKDRDIFVKKAESLGADVFVQSANGNEETQMSQIENMINRGVDVLVIIPYNGQVLSNVIKEAKQEGIKVLAYDRMINNADIDFYISFDNEKVGELQAQSLVKKVPQGNYFLMGGSPVDNNAKLFRAGQMKVLKPYIDSGKIKIVGDQWVDGWLPENALKIMENALTANNNKIDAVVASNDATAGGAIQALSAQGLAGKVAISGQDADLAGVKRLINGSQTMTVYKPITQLANTAAEIAVELGNGQQPKADTTLNNGLKDVPSRLLTPIEVTKDNIDATVIKDGFHQKNQL; from the coding sequence ATGAAGATAAAGAACCTTTGCCTTACACTCTGCGCCTCCCTGCTCCTTGCCAGCACCGTTGGCCACGCCAAAGAAGTGAAGATTGGCATGGCGATTGACGATCTGCGCCTTGAACGCTGGCAAAAAGATCGCGATATTTTTGTTAAAAAAGCCGAATCGCTCGGCGCTGATGTGTTTGTTCAGTCCGCCAATGGCAATGAAGAAACACAAATGTCGCAAATTGAAAATATGATAAACCGTGGCGTTGATGTGCTGGTTATTATTCCCTACAACGGTCAGGTATTAAGTAACGTAATAAAAGAAGCCAAACAGGAAGGAATTAAAGTTCTGGCTTACGATCGCATGATTAATAATGCCGACATCGATTTCTACATTTCCTTCGACAATGAAAAAGTTGGGGAATTACAGGCGCAAAGCCTGGTCAAGAAAGTGCCGCAAGGGAATTACTTTTTAATGGGCGGCTCACCGGTGGATAATAACGCCAAGTTGTTCCGCGCCGGGCAGATGAAAGTTTTAAAACCGTATATCGATAGCGGAAAAATTAAAATTGTCGGCGATCAATGGGTCGATGGCTGGCTGCCGGAAAATGCGCTGAAAATAATGGAAAACGCGCTCACCGCTAACAACAACAAAATCGATGCTGTCGTCGCCTCAAATGATGCCACCGCTGGCGGCGCAATCCAGGCGCTTAGCGCCCAGGGGCTGGCAGGCAAAGTCGCTATCTCCGGCCAGGATGCGGATCTCGCCGGGGTAAAACGGCTGATTAACGGCAGCCAGACCATGACCGTCTACAAGCCGATTACGCAGCTTGCCAACACGGCGGCGGAAATTGCCGTCGAACTGGGCAACGGCCAGCAGCCGAAAGCAGATACCACGCTCAACAACGGTCTGAAGGATGTTCCGTCCCGCTTGCTGACGCCAATTGAGGTGACGAAAGACAATATCGACGCCACCGTCATCAAAGATGGTTTCCATCAGAAAAACCAGCTCTAG
- a CDS encoding 4Fe-4S dicluster domain-containing protein, whose translation MNRFIIADSAKCIGCRTCEVACVVSHQDNQDCSTLSAATFSARIRVVKTGTFSTAVTCHHCEDAPCANVCPVGAIHRADGAVLVEQSRCIGCKSCEIACPFGAMQVTRVDARVQALKCDLCQHRETGPACVEACPTSALSCVNPSQLRERRLRSQLA comes from the coding sequence ATGAACCGTTTTATTATCGCCGATTCGGCAAAATGCATTGGCTGTCGCACCTGCGAAGTGGCCTGCGTGGTGTCGCACCAGGATAATCAGGACTGCTCAACCCTCTCGGCCGCCACCTTTTCTGCCCGCATTCGGGTGGTTAAAACCGGTACATTTTCCACGGCAGTGACCTGCCATCACTGTGAAGATGCGCCCTGTGCGAATGTCTGCCCGGTTGGCGCGATTCATCGCGCCGACGGTGCGGTATTAGTGGAACAATCCCGCTGCATTGGCTGTAAAAGCTGCGAGATCGCCTGCCCGTTTGGCGCGATGCAGGTGACGCGGGTTGACGCGCGGGTACAGGCGCTGAAGTGCGATTTGTGCCAGCATCGCGAAACCGGACCCGCCTGCGTGGAAGCCTGCCCAACCAGCGCTCTTAGCTGTGTGAACCCATCGCAGCTGCGTGAGCGTCGTCTGCGAAGCCAGCTAGCGTAA
- a CDS encoding alpha-amylase, producing MKHAALSLLFISCFAFADWSASHFPALTNDGTGLWHSQATLKKGAYPLTLQEGQQCWQPAEGVKLNQMLSLVPCTGSTPQWRIFRDGDYQLQLDTRSGTPTLLLSVKSENADTRANVARQCPVRSDKPLTIDVGATFPEGSQVRDFYSQQITTVRNGKITLQPAAESDGLLLLESAETHGPAPFQWHNATVYFVLTDRYVNGDPSNDNSYGRHKDGMQEIGTFHGGDLKGLTSKLDYLQQLGVNALWISSPLEQIHGWVGGGTKGDFPHYAYHGYYTQDWTRLDANMGREEDLRTLVDEAHRRGIRVLFDVVMNHTGYATLADMQTYQFGALYLKEDERRKILGEHWTDWKPAAGQTWHSFNDYINFSDKTAWQNWWGKKWIRTDIGDYDNPGFDDLTMSLAFLPDLKTESTTPSGLPVFYQHKPDTHAREIAGYTPRDYLTHWLSQWVRDYGIDGFRVDTAKHVELAAWQQLKTQATEALAEWKKANPQKKIDDAPFWMTGESWGHGVMRSAYYDHGFDAMINFDYQEQAASAVPCLANMDTVWQQMADKLQSFNALSYLSSHDTRLFREGGQQSAELLLLAPGAVQIFYGDESARPFGPTGSDPLQGTRSDMNWQDLDGKAAQSLRHWQTLGQFRARHPALGAGKQTTLTLPQGYGFVREQGEDKVMVVWAGAVPR from the coding sequence ATGAAACACGCCGCGCTTTCACTGCTTTTTATATCCTGCTTCGCCTTCGCCGACTGGTCCGCCAGCCATTTTCCCGCCTTAACCAACGATGGCACCGGTCTGTGGCACAGCCAGGCGACGCTGAAAAAAGGGGCTTATCCACTCACATTGCAAGAGGGCCAGCAATGCTGGCAACCGGCTGAAGGGGTGAAACTCAACCAGATGCTGTCGCTGGTTCCCTGCACCGGTAGCACGCCGCAGTGGCGTATTTTCCGCGATGGCGATTACCAGTTGCAGCTCGATACCCGTTCCGGCACGCCCACTCTGTTGCTGAGCGTGAAAAGCGAGAATGCCGACACCCGCGCGAACGTGGCGCGCCAGTGCCCGGTGCGCAGCGATAAGCCGCTGACGATAGATGTCGGCGCAACGTTCCCGGAAGGCAGCCAGGTACGCGACTTCTACAGCCAGCAAATCACCACCGTCCGCAACGGCAAAATCACCCTTCAGCCTGCGGCAGAGAGCGACGGGCTGCTGCTGTTAGAAAGCGCGGAAACTCATGGTCCTGCGCCTTTCCAATGGCATAACGCCACCGTTTATTTTGTTTTAACCGACCGTTATGTGAATGGTGACCCGTCAAACGACAACAGCTACGGGCGCCACAAAGATGGTATGCAGGAGATCGGCACCTTCCACGGCGGCGATCTGAAAGGGCTGACCAGCAAGCTCGATTATTTGCAGCAACTGGGCGTGAACGCATTATGGATAAGCTCGCCGCTGGAGCAGATCCACGGCTGGGTAGGCGGCGGCACGAAAGGCGATTTTCCCCATTACGCCTACCACGGTTACTACACGCAAGACTGGACGCGCCTGGATGCCAATATGGGCCGCGAAGAAGATTTACGCACGCTGGTCGATGAAGCGCACCGACGCGGCATCCGCGTGTTGTTTGACGTGGTGATGAACCACACCGGCTACGCCACACTTGCGGATATGCAGACGTATCAATTTGGCGCACTTTATCTGAAAGAGGATGAACGGCGAAAAATCCTCGGCGAGCACTGGACAGACTGGAAGCCCGCCGCCGGCCAGACATGGCACAGTTTCAATGATTACATCAACTTCAGCGATAAAACGGCGTGGCAAAACTGGTGGGGCAAAAAGTGGATCCGCACCGATATCGGCGATTATGACAACCCCGGTTTTGACGATCTGACCATGTCGCTGGCGTTCTTGCCGGATCTGAAAACAGAATCGACCACGCCATCCGGTTTGCCCGTTTTCTACCAACATAAACCGGACACCCACGCGCGGGAGATTGCCGGTTACACACCGCGCGATTATCTGACTCACTGGCTCAGCCAGTGGGTGCGCGATTATGGTATCGACGGTTTTCGCGTTGATACCGCCAAACACGTTGAACTGGCGGCCTGGCAGCAACTGAAAACCCAGGCAACAGAGGCACTGGCCGAGTGGAAAAAAGCCAACCCGCAGAAGAAAATTGATGATGCGCCATTCTGGATGACCGGCGAATCCTGGGGCCATGGCGTCATGCGCAGCGCCTACTACGACCACGGTTTCGACGCGATGATCAATTTTGATTATCAAGAGCAGGCCGCCAGCGCTGTGCCATGCCTGGCGAATATGGATACCGTCTGGCAGCAAATGGCGGACAAGCTGCAAAGTTTTAACGCCCTGAGTTATCTCTCCTCACACGATACCCGCCTGTTCCGCGAAGGCGGCCAGCAATCGGCAGAACTGTTGTTGCTTGCGCCAGGCGCGGTGCAGATCTTTTACGGTGACGAATCCGCACGTCCGTTTGGCCCCACAGGATCCGATCCGCTGCAAGGCACGCGATCGGACATGAACTGGCAGGATCTTGACGGCAAAGCCGCGCAAAGCCTGCGCCACTGGCAAACGCTGGGCCAGTTCCGCGCACGCCATCCGGCACTGGGCGCGGGAAAACAAACCACACTGACATTGCCGCAGGGATATGGGTTCGTTCGCGAGCAAGGAGAAGACAAAGTCATGGTTGTCTGGGCAGGTGCGGTCCCGCGCTGA
- a CDS encoding protein bax produces MISIPMRRPGATILMFFTLIFSGGVLAKTHTETASHKAHVTKANVKKQASSKQEYSRNSVNSSSLPDLRKYPSGTPRKKAFLRTVMPYITSKNSAITAERNWLQKKQYDSQWSPAERTRLKDIAKRYKVSWSGNTRRIPWNTLLERVDIIPDSMVATMAAAESGWGTSKLARTNNNLFGMKCAKGACKNGPGKVKGYSHFESLQESVDAYVTNLNTHAAYASFRKSRAQLRKADQEVTASNMIHKLKGYSTRGASYNNYLFAMYQDNQQLIAAHM; encoded by the coding sequence ATGATATCGATACCCATGCGACGACCTGGGGCTACGATACTCATGTTTTTCACCCTTATATTTTCGGGTGGGGTGCTGGCAAAGACGCACACAGAAACAGCGAGTCACAAAGCCCACGTCACTAAGGCAAACGTAAAGAAGCAGGCAAGCAGTAAACAAGAGTATTCTCGCAATAGTGTAAATAGCAGTTCACTTCCTGATTTGCGAAAATACCCTTCCGGAACCCCAAGGAAAAAAGCGTTTCTCCGGACAGTAATGCCTTATATCACCAGTAAAAACTCAGCGATTACCGCCGAGCGTAACTGGCTGCAAAAGAAACAGTACGACAGCCAATGGTCGCCTGCCGAACGCACGCGCCTGAAGGATATTGCCAAACGCTACAAAGTGAGCTGGTCCGGGAATACGCGCCGTATCCCCTGGAACACGTTGCTGGAGCGCGTGGACATTATTCCTGACAGCATGGTCGCCACCATGGCGGCGGCGGAAAGCGGCTGGGGCACTTCCAAACTGGCGCGTACCAACAACAATCTGTTTGGTATGAAGTGTGCCAAAGGTGCCTGTAAAAATGGCCCGGGTAAGGTGAAAGGCTATTCCCACTTTGAATCCTTGCAGGAGTCGGTGGATGCCTACGTCACCAATCTGAATACGCATGCTGCTTATGCGTCGTTCCGTAAATCCCGCGCGCAGTTACGCAAGGCCGATCAGGAAGTGACGGCTTCAAACATGATTCATAAGCTGAAGGGTTACTCGACCCGTGGCGCGAGTTATAACAACTACCTGTTTGCCATGTATCAGGACAATCAGCAGTTAATCGCCGCGCACATGTAA
- the avtA gene encoding valine--pyruvate transaminase codes for MTFSLFGDKFTRHAGITRLMEDLNDGLRTPGAIMLGGGNPAQIPAMTDYFHNLLAEMVENGKATDALCNYDGPQGKTELLTALAGMLREELGWDIEPQNIALTNGSQSAFFYLFNLFAGRRADGSTRKVLFPLAPEYIGYADSGLEEEMFVSARPNIELLPDGQFKYHVDFEHLHIGEETGMICVSRPTNPTGNVITDEELMKLDVLANQHNIPLVIDNAYGVPFPGIIFSEARPLWNPNIILCMSLSKLGLPGSRCGIIIANDKIISAIRNMNGIISLAPGGIGPAMMCEMIKRQDLLRLSEEVIKPFYYQRVQETLAILRRYLPEERCLIHKPEGAIFLWLWFKDLPISTELLYQRLKKRGVLMVPGDYFFPGLDKPWPHTHQCMRMNYVPEPALIEAGVKILAEEVEKAWQENEA; via the coding sequence ATGACATTTTCACTTTTCGGCGACAAATTTACCCGCCATGCAGGCATTACGCGCCTGATGGAGGATCTCAACGACGGTTTACGCACCCCTGGCGCCATCATGCTCGGCGGCGGTAACCCGGCACAAATCCCGGCCATGACCGATTACTTCCATAACCTGCTTGCAGAGATGGTGGAAAACGGCAAAGCGACTGATGCGCTTTGCAATTATGACGGTCCACAAGGCAAAACCGAGCTGCTGACCGCGCTGGCCGGCATGCTGCGCGAAGAGCTAGGTTGGGATATTGAACCGCAGAATATTGCACTGACAAATGGCAGCCAGAGCGCGTTTTTCTACTTGTTCAATCTGTTCGCAGGCCGTCGTGCCGATGGAAGCACCAGAAAAGTATTATTTCCGCTAGCGCCGGAGTACATCGGCTACGCGGATTCCGGGCTGGAAGAGGAGATGTTTGTCTCGGCGCGGCCCAATATTGAACTGCTGCCTGATGGCCAGTTTAAATACCATGTCGATTTCGAACATCTGCATATCGGCGAAGAGACCGGGATGATTTGCGTCTCGCGGCCAACCAACCCTACCGGCAACGTGATCACCGACGAAGAGTTAATGAAACTCGATGTGCTGGCGAATCAGCACAACATTCCGCTGGTGATCGATAACGCTTACGGCGTACCTTTCCCGGGCATCATCTTTAGCGAAGCGCGTCCGCTGTGGAACCCGAATATTATTCTATGCATGAGCCTGTCGAAACTGGGCCTGCCGGGCAGCCGCTGCGGAATTATCATTGCCAACGACAAAATTATCTCGGCCATTCGCAACATGAACGGCATCATCAGCCTTGCGCCTGGCGGTATCGGCCCGGCAATGATGTGCGAGATGATTAAGCGCCAGGATCTGCTGCGCCTCTCCGAAGAGGTGATTAAACCGTTCTATTATCAGCGGGTTCAGGAAACCCTCGCTATTCTGCGCCGCTACCTGCCGGAAGAGCGCTGCCTGATCCATAAACCGGAAGGGGCGATTTTCCTCTGGCTGTGGTTCAAGGATCTGCCCATCAGCACCGAATTACTTTATCAGCGCCTGAAAAAACGCGGCGTGCTGATGGTACCGGGCGATTATTTCTTCCCGGGGCTGGATAAACCCTGGCCGCACACGCATCAGTGCATGCGCATGAACTATGTACCGGAACCGGCGCTTATCGAAGCCGGGGTAAAAATTCTCGCCGAAGAGGTTGAAAAAGCCTGGCAAGAAAACGAGGCCTGA